From a region of the Gammaproteobacteria bacterium genome:
- the ispH gene encoding 4-hydroxy-3-methylbut-2-enyl diphosphate reductase, producing MTVKIVRANPRGFCAGVDRAITIVERALDLFEKPIYVRHEVVHNKYVVDGLRERGAIFVEELDQVPDNSTVVFSAHGVSQAVRQEAKRRDLRVFDATCPLVTKVHMEVARSSKRSTECILIGHKGHPEVIGTMGQYSNAAGAMYLVETVDDVATLEVADPTALHYVTQTTLSVDDTKAIIDALRARFPQIEGPRKDDICYATQNRQDAVKDISTKVELLLVVGSKNSSNSNRLRELSEKQGTRAYLIDNDRDIDPSWLDNVNSVGVTAGASAPEILVQQVIDKLVELTGGQIIENPGIEENTVFAVPIELR from the coding sequence ATGACAGTAAAAATCGTCAGAGCTAATCCACGCGGTTTTTGTGCCGGAGTAGATCGCGCTATTACTATTGTTGAACGGGCGCTCGACTTATTTGAAAAACCAATTTATGTTCGTCATGAAGTGGTGCATAACAAATATGTTGTCGATGGCTTACGTGAGCGCGGCGCGATTTTTGTCGAAGAACTCGATCAGGTGCCAGACAATAGCACGGTTGTTTTTAGCGCCCACGGTGTTTCTCAAGCGGTACGTCAAGAAGCCAAGCGCCGTGATTTACGGGTGTTTGATGCGACTTGCCCCTTGGTCACCAAGGTTCACATGGAAGTAGCACGTTCGAGCAAGCGCAGTACCGAATGCATCTTAATTGGTCACAAAGGTCACCCTGAAGTGATCGGCACCATGGGGCAATATTCCAATGCCGCTGGCGCGATGTATTTAGTTGAAACGGTTGACGATGTTGCGACACTTGAAGTCGCTGATCCAACAGCGTTACATTACGTGACGCAAACAACCTTGTCGGTTGATGATACTAAAGCAATTATTGATGCGTTACGGGCGCGTTTTCCACAGATTGAAGGGCCACGCAAAGATGATATTTGTTACGCGACCCAAAATCGTCAAGACGCGGTTAAAGATATTTCAACCAAGGTTGAGTTGTTGTTGGTGGTTGGGTCTAAAAATAGCTCTAACTCCAATCGACTGCGTGAGTTGTCCGAAAAACAAGGCACACGCGCTTATCTGATTGATAACGATCGCGACATCGATCCAAGCTGGCTTGACAATGTTAACTCCGTTGGTGTGACGGCTGGTGCCTCTGCGCCGGAGATTTTGGTGCAACAAGTGATTGATAAACTGGTGGAACTCACTGGCGGTCAAATAATTGAAAATCCAGGCATTGAAGAAAATACGGTGTTTGCAGTGCCGATAGAGCTAAGATAA
- a CDS encoding glutamate-5-semialdehyde dehydrogenase — protein MNINLLGEQALTASYQLSQASTRQKNALLTALSAGLIEHQTAILSANEIDISQARAAGITEAIIDRLLLNPERLKGMSDDVLRLCQLDDPVGEETESKLLESGLRLSKRRVPIGVLGVIYEARPNVTIDIAALALKTGNAAILRGGKETINSNLALLKVIEQALTSVDLPSHSIQYIDNPDRDLVTQLLKMDRYVDMIIPRGGAGLHRLCLEQSTIPVITGGIGICHLFVEASANLEKSVKVINNAKTQRTSVCNALDVVLVERSVAPQLLSLLAQELKQSQVLFKADADAYAILSAAGASVEAAVVGDFDQEWLSLTLSVAIVDDIAGAISHIRQHSSQHSDGILTESIAQANRFVNQVNSAAVYVNASTRFTDGSQFGLGAEVAVSTQKLHARGPMGLKELTTYKWIGQADYLVRS, from the coding sequence ATGAACATCAATCTATTAGGTGAACAAGCTCTTACAGCAAGTTACCAATTATCTCAGGCATCAACCCGTCAGAAAAATGCATTGCTAACAGCATTATCCGCTGGGCTGATAGAACATCAAACAGCTATTTTAAGCGCGAATGAAATTGATATTAGTCAGGCCAGAGCAGCCGGAATAACTGAAGCGATCATTGACCGTTTATTGCTTAATCCTGAGCGACTTAAAGGCATGAGCGATGACGTATTACGTTTGTGTCAGCTGGACGATCCCGTAGGTGAAGAGACCGAGTCTAAATTATTAGAAAGTGGTTTACGTCTGTCTAAACGCCGAGTGCCGATTGGTGTCTTAGGGGTTATTTATGAAGCCCGTCCTAATGTTACTATTGATATCGCAGCTTTAGCGTTAAAAACGGGTAATGCCGCCATTTTGCGTGGTGGTAAAGAAACCATTAATAGTAATCTCGCTTTGCTAAAGGTGATTGAGCAAGCATTGACAAGTGTTGATTTGCCATCGCACTCGATTCAGTACATCGACAATCCAGATCGGGACTTAGTCACACAACTGCTAAAAATGGATCGCTATGTCGATATGATCATTCCGCGTGGTGGTGCTGGCCTGCACCGTTTATGTCTTGAGCAAAGTACCATTCCGGTGATCACTGGCGGCATAGGTATTTGTCATCTGTTTGTTGAAGCATCGGCAAATTTAGAGAAATCGGTTAAAGTGATTAACAACGCTAAAACGCAGCGTACCTCAGTGTGTAATGCGCTTGATGTCGTATTAGTTGAGCGTTCAGTCGCGCCACAATTATTATCTTTGTTAGCGCAAGAGTTAAAACAGTCGCAAGTATTATTTAAAGCCGATGCTGACGCCTACGCTATTTTAAGTGCGGCCGGCGCATCTGTAGAAGCGGCCGTTGTCGGTGACTTTGACCAAGAGTGGCTATCACTAACCTTGTCTGTCGCTATTGTTGACGACATTGCAGGGGCGATAAGTCACATTCGCCAGCACAGTTCACAGCACTCCGATGGTATTTTAACTGAATCAATCGCCCAAGCTAATCGCTTTGTTAATCAAGTTAATTCGGCAGCGGTTTATGTTAATGCTAGCACGCGTTTTACCGATGGTAGTCAGTTCGGTTTAGGCGCTGAGGTTGCGGTAAGTACGCAAAAGCTACATGCCCGTGGCCCTATGGGTCTTAAAGAGCTGACAACCTATAAGTGGATTGGCCAAGCCGATTATCTAGTGCGTTCTTAA
- a CDS encoding ABC transporter permease, with amino-acid sequence MQQTVLNSESTSESNVNSASLSELSATEIIQSRKIIRRRKLVAFAFAAPLIIFVIVSFLAPIGTMLYRSVYHPTVAQLVPATLTALEDWDATKNNLPDDRIINIFAVELKKLAHARRSGKLAEEINRSLPGSSSVIKSTARKLKKIDEAQLQQTGAAKLFSLKPQWHNVEIWRVIKKSGAVFTTSFYLTALDLMHNAKDEVVARDTQIYVKLYLKSLKIALLITLLTVVIGFPLSYYLATAPTKTANILMVFVLLPFWTSLLVRTTSWIALLQTNGVVNSVLQTLNIITEPLDMLYTQFSTVIAMTHILLPFMILPLYSVMKGIDPTYLRAAMSLGAKPIPAFIRIYLPMTLPGISAGALLVFIVSIGYYITPALVGGTDGQMISNIIAFHMQSSNNWELAAALGSLLLGAILLLYWMYDRLVGVSNIKLG; translated from the coding sequence ATGCAACAAACCGTTTTAAATTCCGAGTCGACATCAGAAAGTAATGTTAACTCAGCTTCTTTATCAGAGCTATCAGCGACGGAAATAATTCAAAGCCGTAAAATTATTCGTCGTCGAAAATTGGTTGCTTTTGCATTTGCTGCCCCGTTAATAATTTTTGTTATCGTGTCTTTTCTCGCTCCGATTGGCACCATGCTCTACCGCAGTGTATATCACCCAACCGTAGCCCAATTAGTCCCAGCAACATTAACCGCCTTGGAAGATTGGGATGCAACTAAAAATAACTTACCCGACGATCGGATAATTAATATATTTGCTGTTGAATTAAAAAAACTGGCACACGCTCGCCGATCTGGCAAATTGGCAGAAGAGATCAATCGCTCACTGCCCGGCAGCTCCAGTGTCATAAAATCAACCGCACGTAAACTAAAGAAAATAGATGAAGCGCAGTTACAGCAAACTGGCGCAGCCAAATTATTTAGCTTAAAACCGCAATGGCACAACGTAGAAATATGGCGAGTGATCAAAAAATCTGGCGCTGTTTTCACTACCAGTTTTTATCTGACTGCGCTCGATTTGATGCACAATGCCAAAGATGAAGTGGTTGCTCGAGATACTCAAATCTACGTCAAACTCTATCTGAAAAGTCTAAAAATTGCGTTATTGATTACCTTGCTGACCGTAGTGATTGGTTTTCCTTTGTCGTACTATTTAGCGACAGCCCCGACCAAAACAGCCAATATTTTGATGGTGTTTGTATTACTGCCCTTTTGGACCTCATTGTTGGTCCGCACCACTTCGTGGATTGCCTTGCTGCAAACCAATGGCGTGGTCAATAGTGTATTGCAAACGCTTAATATAATTACCGAGCCGTTAGATATGCTGTACACCCAATTTTCAACGGTTATCGCGATGACGCACATCTTACTGCCTTTTATGATTTTACCGCTATACAGCGTGATGAAAGGCATAGACCCAACCTATTTACGCGCCGCGATGTCATTAGGTGCTAAACCTATTCCCGCTTTTATTCGTATTTATCTGCCTATGACCTTGCCAGGGATCAGCGCTGGTGCCTTGTTAGTCTTTATTGTTTCAATCGGCTATTACATCACGCCAGCCTTGGTTGGTGGCACCGATGGTCAAATGATTAGTAACATCATCGCGTTCCATATGCAGTCATCGAATAACTGGGAATTAGCGGCCGCGTTAGGTTCATTATTGCTCGGCGCTATTTTATTGTTGTATTGGATGTACGATCGCTTGGTCGGTGTTAGTAACATCAAGCTTGGTTAA
- a CDS encoding ABC transporter permease, translated as MKFPNYYTLPQKIGMHGLRLTAWLVLAFLMVPILVIVPLSFNVEPYFSFTPGMMALDPEAYSLKWYSEFMTDDKWQLAIRNSFFIGLCATIIATVLGTLAAIGLSNPVMPFQRLIMAMLLSPMIVPLIITAAGMYFFYTKLGLSGSYLGVIFAHAALGTPFVIITVNAALAGFDFSLMRASMGLGATPTYTFFKIIMPLIRPGVISGALFAFVTSFDEVVVILFLAGPEQRTIPREMFSGLREQISPTILAVAVLLVTLSAMMLFTLEYLRARGERIRTGSY; from the coding sequence ATGAAATTTCCAAACTATTATACTTTGCCACAAAAAATTGGCATGCATGGACTCAGACTAACCGCGTGGTTGGTATTGGCCTTTTTGATGGTGCCTATTTTGGTGATTGTGCCACTGTCTTTTAATGTCGAACCTTACTTTTCATTCACCCCTGGCATGATGGCATTAGATCCCGAAGCTTACTCGCTGAAATGGTATAGCGAATTTATGACCGATGATAAGTGGCAATTAGCCATTAGAAATAGCTTTTTCATTGGCCTTTGCGCCACAATAATCGCCACAGTTCTAGGCACCCTTGCTGCCATAGGGCTGTCAAACCCAGTAATGCCATTTCAACGCTTGATCATGGCGATGTTACTATCACCAATGATTGTTCCGCTGATCATAACCGCAGCTGGCATGTATTTCTTTTACACCAAACTAGGGCTGTCTGGCAGCTACTTAGGGGTCATTTTTGCCCATGCAGCACTGGGTACTCCCTTTGTCATTATTACCGTTAATGCTGCTTTGGCCGGGTTTGATTTCTCGTTAATGCGGGCTTCAATGGGGCTTGGCGCGACTCCAACCTATACCTTTTTCAAAATAATTATGCCGCTAATTCGCCCCGGTGTTATATCTGGTGCGTTATTTGCGTTTGTTACTTCATTTGACGAGGTCGTTGTCATTTTATTTCTTGCGGGTCCCGAGCAACGAACCATTCCCAGAGAAATGTTTTCAGGTTTGCGCGAACAAATCAGCCCCACTATTCTCGCTGTGGCAGTGTTGTTGGTCACGTTGTCGGCAATGATGTTATTTACCCTTGAATATTTACGCGCTCGCGGCGAACGCATTCGCACCGGCAGTTATTAA
- the fkpB gene encoding FKBP-type peptidyl-prolyl cis-trans isomerase has protein sequence MKLSDGSAADSTKVNNKPAKLNMGDGSLSPAFEAKLLGLSANESTEFSLPAADAFGEVNPDNIYHLERSRFDAESLEVGAIISFEQQNGTELPGVVREIVGDSVTIDFNHPLAGQVVTFAIDILNVN, from the coding sequence ATGAAATTATCAGACGGTTCAGCGGCAGACAGTACCAAGGTTAACAATAAACCGGCCAAACTTAACATGGGCGATGGTAGCCTATCGCCAGCTTTTGAAGCCAAATTGTTGGGTCTTAGTGCTAATGAGTCAACTGAGTTTTCCTTGCCAGCGGCCGATGCCTTTGGTGAAGTGAATCCTGACAACATTTATCACCTTGAACGTAGTCGTTTTGACGCCGAATCGCTAGAAGTCGGTGCTATCATTTCGTTTGAACAGCAAAATGGCACGGAGTTACCAGGTGTGGTCCGTGAAATTGTGGGTGATTCAGTAACGATTGATTTTAACCACCCGTTAGCGGGGCAGGTTGTGACCTTCGCCATTGACATACTTAACGTAAACTAG
- a CDS encoding ABC transporter substrate-binding protein, protein MNKLKRFGAALALCTAVSPTIAEQFTAVSFGGAYGAAQQKHMLDPYMKKTGHKILFENYSGGIAEIKAQVESGNILWDVVDIEVIDLERACSEGLLEIFPHDTLPAGDDGVAANKDFIPEALSNECGVGNIIWTVLFSYSDKTIKGGTPDSINDLFDTKTFPGKRALRKRPQVNMEWALLADGVPKAQVYELLATKKGQQRAFAKLDTIKDQIVWFDSWSQAPQLLNDGGAVMVQSANGRIFDAIQSDKKPFKMVWDAHVYDLDVWAIVKGSKKKALAEDFIRYATSSRPESGMQEVAYGPTRNSSYAYVDKAVIPKLPSAHLDEGLQASGEFWADYGESLGEKFNEWLLK, encoded by the coding sequence ATGAATAAACTCAAGCGATTCGGCGCAGCACTCGCGCTTTGCACAGCAGTAAGCCCTACTATAGCGGAACAGTTTACCGCAGTATCGTTCGGTGGTGCCTATGGCGCTGCTCAACAAAAGCATATGCTAGATCCTTACATGAAAAAAACCGGCCATAAGATCTTATTTGAGAACTACTCAGGTGGTATTGCCGAAATTAAAGCGCAAGTCGAAAGTGGTAACATTCTTTGGGATGTAGTTGATATTGAAGTTATTGATCTTGAACGGGCTTGTTCTGAAGGCCTATTAGAAATTTTCCCGCATGATACCTTACCGGCCGGTGATGACGGCGTAGCAGCGAATAAAGATTTTATTCCGGAAGCTTTATCAAATGAATGTGGGGTCGGCAATATTATTTGGACCGTACTGTTCTCTTATAGCGACAAAACAATTAAAGGTGGTACGCCTGACTCGATTAATGACTTGTTCGATACCAAGACTTTCCCTGGCAAACGCGCCCTGCGAAAACGTCCACAGGTAAACATGGAATGGGCTTTATTAGCCGATGGTGTGCCTAAAGCGCAAGTGTATGAATTGCTTGCCACTAAAAAAGGTCAACAGCGCGCCTTTGCTAAATTAGACACAATTAAAGATCAAATAGTGTGGTTTGATAGCTGGTCGCAAGCACCGCAACTACTTAATGACGGTGGTGCAGTCATGGTGCAGTCGGCCAACGGCCGGATTTTCGATGCAATTCAAAGTGATAAAAAGCCGTTTAAAATGGTGTGGGATGCGCATGTTTATGATCTAGACGTTTGGGCTATTGTAAAGGGCAGTAAAAAGAAAGCATTAGCTGAAGATTTTATTCGTTATGCAACGAGCTCTCGTCCTGAAAGTGGCATGCAAGAAGTGGCTTATGGCCCAACTCGTAACTCTTCATATGCCTATGTCGACAAAGCAGTTATTCCTAAATTACCTTCTGCGCACCTTGATGAAGGTCTGCAAGCCAGCGGTGAATTTTGGGCCGATTATGGCGAGTCACTCGGTGAAAAGTTCAATGAATGGCTACTTAAATAA
- the proB gene encoding glutamate 5-kinase, with the protein MKKKQAMFKRIVVKLGTSVLTSGGNSLDRAHMVELVRQMATLHRQGCEVILCTSGAIAAGRERLGFPQLSDKMSTKQMLAAVGQSQLIQTWENLFNIYGLHVGQMLLTRADLDDRERYLNARDMLDTLLKHKIIPIINENDAVATTEIKVGDNDNLSALMVGLADADLLMLLTDQVGLYNANPRTHVDATLITNVDVIDDKLRAMAGGSGTTLGTGGMATKIQAAEIARRSGAVVVIAAGHHQNVILEVAAGVAIGTKFSATDNPLESRKRWLLAGPGPVGEMTLDDGAVKAVIKQGSSLLPKGISQIKGSFARGDMITLCDNQGMQIAKGLTRYSSDDLHQIKGLHSDEIESTLGYGYGKVVIHRNNLVVL; encoded by the coding sequence ATGAAAAAAAAACAAGCAATGTTTAAACGGATCGTAGTAAAACTTGGTACCAGTGTTTTAACTTCTGGTGGTAATAGTCTTGATCGCGCCCATATGGTTGAACTGGTTCGCCAAATGGCAACGTTACATCGACAGGGTTGTGAGGTGATTTTATGTACCTCAGGAGCGATTGCTGCCGGACGTGAGCGATTGGGCTTTCCACAGCTGTCTGACAAAATGTCGACAAAGCAAATGTTGGCGGCGGTTGGTCAAAGTCAATTAATTCAAACCTGGGAAAATCTGTTTAATATCTATGGCCTACATGTTGGCCAAATGCTGTTAACTCGGGCCGACCTCGACGATCGTGAGCGCTACCTTAATGCTCGAGATATGCTTGATACCCTGCTTAAACACAAGATAATACCAATCATCAATGAAAACGATGCCGTCGCGACCACCGAAATTAAAGTTGGCGATAATGATAACCTGTCAGCGTTAATGGTTGGTTTGGCCGATGCTGATTTATTGATGTTATTAACCGATCAAGTCGGCTTATATAATGCCAACCCACGGACTCATGTCGATGCGACTTTAATCACTAATGTTGATGTGATTGACGATAAATTACGGGCAATGGCGGGAGGCAGCGGCACAACCTTAGGTACTGGCGGCATGGCAACCAAGATTCAAGCGGCAGAAATTGCACGTCGCAGTGGTGCTGTGGTAGTGATTGCCGCAGGTCATCATCAAAATGTAATTTTAGAAGTAGCAGCTGGCGTTGCGATTGGTACCAAATTTAGTGCGACCGATAACCCCCTTGAAAGCCGTAAACGTTGGTTACTCGCTGGGCCAGGGCCTGTTGGGGAAATGACCTTAGATGATGGCGCGGTTAAGGCCGTGATTAAGCAAGGCAGCAGTTTACTGCCTAAGGGCATTAGCCAGATCAAAGGTTCGTTTGCGCGTGGCGATATGATCACGCTCTGTGATAATCAGGGCATGCAAATTGCGAAAGGGCTAACCCGTTATAGCAGTGATGATTTACATCAAATCAAAGGCTTGCATTCGGACGAAATTGAATCAACCTTAGGTTATGGTTATGGCAAGGTCGTGATCCACCGTAATAATTTAGTTGTGCTTTAA